Proteins encoded in a region of the Anopheles aquasalis chromosome 2, idAnoAquaMG_Q_19, whole genome shotgun sequence genome:
- the LOC126570868 gene encoding neurogenic locus notch homolog protein 1-like isoform X1 produces the protein MRVCGRSGLSQTGPTIFTAANQKARFLLALLVFANVWLVTLGTQRTVYRAGDEIVTITRTKVDSTAGADRLAPGYSYYSYTAPQAVQQQPEIVYYTNANGITTRQYQSAAGTVTAATRRILYDDGTASEGTGSVPFILQFAFGQGCSRNPCGVGATCQETAGGRPVCSCPAGYSGNPLVQCRRDECLDHSECRSDQACRNGNCVNPCAGVCGINANCEVRNHVPVCSCPRGRTGDPFSSCRLQDPEELCRPSPCGSNTKCNVVNGVPTCSCLTGYIGSPLSGCRHECESDVECSATQYCSQFKCVNGCNQCGKGATCARVTGHRAVCECPKGYIGSPFSECRPECFGDRDCPAGRPACIYGICKNPCEGACGVGADCNLRGLTPVCSCPRDMTGDPFISCRPFTKEDLCSPNPCGTNAVCTPGYDRSNQERPVCTCPPGYTGNALSACVRGECQSDSECPDHKACISYQCVDPCAGQCGVGAQCQAKRHLAVCTCPAGTQGDALVSCRTARNYPVARYNKKRSATP, from the exons ATG CGTGTCTGTGGCCGTTCCGGACTGTCCCAGACAGGACCGACCATCTTCACGGCTGCCAACCAGAAGGCTCGGTTTctgctggcgttgctggtgtTCGCGAACGTTTGGCTAGTCACCTTAGGTACGCAAAGGACCGTCTATCGGGCAGGTGACGAAATCGTGACCATAACGCGCACCAAAGTCGACTCGACGGCCGGTGCGGACAGGTTGGCTCCGGGCTACTCTTACTATAGCTACACAGCCCCGCAAGCCGTCCAACAGCAGCCCGAAATCGTGTACTACACGAACGCGAACGGGATCACTACGAGGCAGTATCAGAGCGCGGCCGGAACCGTCACCGCTGCAACCCGCCGCATTCTCTACGATGACGGAACGGCGTCGGAAGGCACTGGATCCGTTCCTTTTATCCTTCAGTTTGCTTTTG GACAGGGATGTTCGCGCAACCCGTGCGGAGTAGGCGCCACGTGTCAGGAAACGGCCGGCGGCCGTCCGGTTTGTTCCTGTCCAGCGGGCTACAGTGGCAATCCGCTCGTCCAGTGTCGCCGTGACGAATGTCTTGATCATAGCGAGTGCCGCAGCGATCAGGCCTGCCGTAACGGGAATTGCGTCAATCCCTGTGCGGGCGTCTGTGGCATCAATGCGAACTGCGAG GTTCGCAACCACGTGCCGGTGTGCAGCTGCCCACGGGGACGAACTGGAGATCCATTCAGCAGCTGTCGGCTACAAGACCCAG AGGAACTTTGTCGGCCCAGTCCTTGTGGATCCAACACAAAATGCAACGTCGTTAATGGAGTACCAACGTGTTCCTGCTTAACGGGATACATC GGTTCACCATTGTCGGGATGCCGGCACGAGTGCGAATCGGATGTCGAATGCAGCGCCACTCAATACTGCAGCCAGTTCAAATGTGTGAATGGATGCAATCAGTGCGGCAAGGGTGCCACGTGTGCCCGCGTTACTGGCCACCGGGCAGTTTGCGAATGTCCGAAGGGTTACATCGGTAGTCCGTTTAGCGAGTGCCGTCCAGAGTGCTTCGGTGATCGAGATTGTCCGGCTGGACGTCCCGCTTGCATCTATGGTATATGCAAGAATCCCTGCGAAGGGGCGTGCGGTGTTGGAGCGGACTGTAATCTGCGCGGACTGACCCCGGTTTGCAGCTGCCCACGTGACATGACCGGTGATCCGTTCATTAGCTGCCGACCATTTACAAAGGAGGATCTCTGTAGCCCGAATCCGTGTGGTACGAATGCCGTCTGTACGCCGGGATACGATCGTAGCAACCAGGAACGACCGGTCTGTACCTGCCCACCGGGATACACAGGAAATGCCCTGAGTGCGTGCGTTCGG GGTGAATGCCAAAGCGACAGCGAGTGTCCGGATCATAAGGCGTGCATCTCGTACCAGTGCGTTGATCCATGCGCTGGGCAGTGTGGTGTCG GTGCTCAATGTCAAGCGAAGCGACATCTGGCCGTTTGTACCTGCCCCGCCGGAACTCAAGGTGATGCGTTGGTGTCTTGCCGAACCGCTCGCAACTATCCAGTAGCTCGATACAATAAGAAGCGAAGTGCCACTCCCTAG
- the LOC126570868 gene encoding neurogenic locus notch homolog protein 1-like isoform X2 gives MRVCGRSGLSQTGPTIFTAANQKARFLLALLVFANVWLVTLGTQRTVYRAGDEIVTITRTKVDSTAGADRLAPGYSYYSYTAPQAVQQQPEIVYYTNANGITTRQYQSAAGTVTAATRRILYDDGTASEGQGCSRNPCGVGATCQETAGGRPVCSCPAGYSGNPLVQCRRDECLDHSECRSDQACRNGNCVNPCAGVCGINANCEVRNHVPVCSCPRGRTGDPFSSCRLQDPEELCRPSPCGSNTKCNVVNGVPTCSCLTGYIGSPLSGCRHECESDVECSATQYCSQFKCVNGCNQCGKGATCARVTGHRAVCECPKGYIGSPFSECRPECFGDRDCPAGRPACIYGICKNPCEGACGVGADCNLRGLTPVCSCPRDMTGDPFISCRPFTKEDLCSPNPCGTNAVCTPGYDRSNQERPVCTCPPGYTGNALSACVRGECQSDSECPDHKACISYQCVDPCAGQCGVGAQCQAKRHLAVCTCPAGTQGDALVSCRTARNYPVARYNKKRSATP, from the exons ATG CGTGTCTGTGGCCGTTCCGGACTGTCCCAGACAGGACCGACCATCTTCACGGCTGCCAACCAGAAGGCTCGGTTTctgctggcgttgctggtgtTCGCGAACGTTTGGCTAGTCACCTTAGGTACGCAAAGGACCGTCTATCGGGCAGGTGACGAAATCGTGACCATAACGCGCACCAAAGTCGACTCGACGGCCGGTGCGGACAGGTTGGCTCCGGGCTACTCTTACTATAGCTACACAGCCCCGCAAGCCGTCCAACAGCAGCCCGAAATCGTGTACTACACGAACGCGAACGGGATCACTACGAGGCAGTATCAGAGCGCGGCCGGAACCGTCACCGCTGCAACCCGCCGCATTCTCTACGATGACGGAACGGCGTCGGAAG GACAGGGATGTTCGCGCAACCCGTGCGGAGTAGGCGCCACGTGTCAGGAAACGGCCGGCGGCCGTCCGGTTTGTTCCTGTCCAGCGGGCTACAGTGGCAATCCGCTCGTCCAGTGTCGCCGTGACGAATGTCTTGATCATAGCGAGTGCCGCAGCGATCAGGCCTGCCGTAACGGGAATTGCGTCAATCCCTGTGCGGGCGTCTGTGGCATCAATGCGAACTGCGAG GTTCGCAACCACGTGCCGGTGTGCAGCTGCCCACGGGGACGAACTGGAGATCCATTCAGCAGCTGTCGGCTACAAGACCCAG AGGAACTTTGTCGGCCCAGTCCTTGTGGATCCAACACAAAATGCAACGTCGTTAATGGAGTACCAACGTGTTCCTGCTTAACGGGATACATC GGTTCACCATTGTCGGGATGCCGGCACGAGTGCGAATCGGATGTCGAATGCAGCGCCACTCAATACTGCAGCCAGTTCAAATGTGTGAATGGATGCAATCAGTGCGGCAAGGGTGCCACGTGTGCCCGCGTTACTGGCCACCGGGCAGTTTGCGAATGTCCGAAGGGTTACATCGGTAGTCCGTTTAGCGAGTGCCGTCCAGAGTGCTTCGGTGATCGAGATTGTCCGGCTGGACGTCCCGCTTGCATCTATGGTATATGCAAGAATCCCTGCGAAGGGGCGTGCGGTGTTGGAGCGGACTGTAATCTGCGCGGACTGACCCCGGTTTGCAGCTGCCCACGTGACATGACCGGTGATCCGTTCATTAGCTGCCGACCATTTACAAAGGAGGATCTCTGTAGCCCGAATCCGTGTGGTACGAATGCCGTCTGTACGCCGGGATACGATCGTAGCAACCAGGAACGACCGGTCTGTACCTGCCCACCGGGATACACAGGAAATGCCCTGAGTGCGTGCGTTCGG GGTGAATGCCAAAGCGACAGCGAGTGTCCGGATCATAAGGCGTGCATCTCGTACCAGTGCGTTGATCCATGCGCTGGGCAGTGTGGTGTCG GTGCTCAATGTCAAGCGAAGCGACATCTGGCCGTTTGTACCTGCCCCGCCGGAACTCAAGGTGATGCGTTGGTGTCTTGCCGAACCGCTCGCAACTATCCAGTAGCTCGATACAATAAGAAGCGAAGTGCCACTCCCTAG
- the LOC126570868 gene encoding neurogenic locus notch homolog protein 3-like isoform X3 has translation MRVCGRSGLSQTGPTIFTAANQKARFLLALLVFANVWLVTLGQGCSRNPCGVGATCQETAGGRPVCSCPAGYSGNPLVQCRRDECLDHSECRSDQACRNGNCVNPCAGVCGINANCEVRNHVPVCSCPRGRTGDPFSSCRLQDPEELCRPSPCGSNTKCNVVNGVPTCSCLTGYIGSPLSGCRHECESDVECSATQYCSQFKCVNGCNQCGKGATCARVTGHRAVCECPKGYIGSPFSECRPECFGDRDCPAGRPACIYGICKNPCEGACGVGADCNLRGLTPVCSCPRDMTGDPFISCRPFTKEDLCSPNPCGTNAVCTPGYDRSNQERPVCTCPPGYTGNALSACVRGECQSDSECPDHKACISYQCVDPCAGQCGVGAQCQAKRHLAVCTCPAGTQGDALVSCRTARNYPVARYNKKRSATP, from the exons ATG CGTGTCTGTGGCCGTTCCGGACTGTCCCAGACAGGACCGACCATCTTCACGGCTGCCAACCAGAAGGCTCGGTTTctgctggcgttgctggtgtTCGCGAACGTTTGGCTAGTCACCTTAG GACAGGGATGTTCGCGCAACCCGTGCGGAGTAGGCGCCACGTGTCAGGAAACGGCCGGCGGCCGTCCGGTTTGTTCCTGTCCAGCGGGCTACAGTGGCAATCCGCTCGTCCAGTGTCGCCGTGACGAATGTCTTGATCATAGCGAGTGCCGCAGCGATCAGGCCTGCCGTAACGGGAATTGCGTCAATCCCTGTGCGGGCGTCTGTGGCATCAATGCGAACTGCGAG GTTCGCAACCACGTGCCGGTGTGCAGCTGCCCACGGGGACGAACTGGAGATCCATTCAGCAGCTGTCGGCTACAAGACCCAG AGGAACTTTGTCGGCCCAGTCCTTGTGGATCCAACACAAAATGCAACGTCGTTAATGGAGTACCAACGTGTTCCTGCTTAACGGGATACATC GGTTCACCATTGTCGGGATGCCGGCACGAGTGCGAATCGGATGTCGAATGCAGCGCCACTCAATACTGCAGCCAGTTCAAATGTGTGAATGGATGCAATCAGTGCGGCAAGGGTGCCACGTGTGCCCGCGTTACTGGCCACCGGGCAGTTTGCGAATGTCCGAAGGGTTACATCGGTAGTCCGTTTAGCGAGTGCCGTCCAGAGTGCTTCGGTGATCGAGATTGTCCGGCTGGACGTCCCGCTTGCATCTATGGTATATGCAAGAATCCCTGCGAAGGGGCGTGCGGTGTTGGAGCGGACTGTAATCTGCGCGGACTGACCCCGGTTTGCAGCTGCCCACGTGACATGACCGGTGATCCGTTCATTAGCTGCCGACCATTTACAAAGGAGGATCTCTGTAGCCCGAATCCGTGTGGTACGAATGCCGTCTGTACGCCGGGATACGATCGTAGCAACCAGGAACGACCGGTCTGTACCTGCCCACCGGGATACACAGGAAATGCCCTGAGTGCGTGCGTTCGG GGTGAATGCCAAAGCGACAGCGAGTGTCCGGATCATAAGGCGTGCATCTCGTACCAGTGCGTTGATCCATGCGCTGGGCAGTGTGGTGTCG GTGCTCAATGTCAAGCGAAGCGACATCTGGCCGTTTGTACCTGCCCCGCCGGAACTCAAGGTGATGCGTTGGTGTCTTGCCGAACCGCTCGCAACTATCCAGTAGCTCGATACAATAAGAAGCGAAGTGCCACTCCCTAG
- the LOC126581304 gene encoding beta-chimaerin, with the protein MSKDAVLAIPNVWKPELYKIQLDAPTPKPVLCENEDIMGPTRYGKEFHGTMDHKECEQLLGGKPDGSYLVRRSPGADNYYTLSLRFGQSTKHFKIFYCPEKGHFLRENFKKYETIQEMVADGLVDFYMRIHAAPILKEMMSQTKKCYEQSPYMTLHRRKLRSLCNEMSKPTSKLAVVHDSVETADTETADSCDSGVGGGGSAGGDGKETGVERSETYDNDNPGYEKQHAFKTHTFKGLNWCEFCANFLWGFTSQGVKCDDCGFMAHFKCSELVPAKCVPDLKRLRGIFGVDLTTLVTAHKCRIPFIVLKCVEEVENHGMLQEGIYRISGFADEIEALKMALDKDGEKADVSAQVYSNINVIAGVLKLYLRLLPVPLITFQSFPLFMESMQEKSIGEQVIALRNAVKALPPAHLHCLKYILEHLNRIASHHAINKMNEHNLATVFAPTLIATPQHMSDLSQEISMLAALIGHCHAIFL; encoded by the exons ATGTCCAAGGATGCAGTGTTGGCCATACCGAACGTCTGGAAACCTGAAT tgTACAAAATCCAGCTCGATGCCCCTACACCGAAGCCAGTGCTGTGTGAGAATGAGGACATTATGGGACCCACACGATACGGCAAGGAGTTCCACGGTACGATGGATCACAAAGAGTGCGAACAGCTGCTGGGCGGCAAACCGGATGGCAGCTACCTGGTGCGGCGCAGCCCGGGAGCCGATAACTACTACACGCTGAGCCTGCGGTTCGGACAGTCGACGAAGCATTTTAAAATCTTCTACTGCCCTGAAAAGGGTCACTTTTTGCGGGAAAATTTCAAAAAGTATGAAACCATCCAGGAGATGGTTGCCGACGGGCTGGTCGATTTCTACATGCGAATACACGCGGCCCCCATTCTGAAGGAAATGATGAGCCAAACGAAGAAGTGCTACGAACAAAGTCCGTACATGACGCTTCACCGGCGGAAGCTTCGCTCTCTGTGCAACGAAATGTCCAAACCTACCTCCAAGCTGGCCGTGGTGCATGATAGCGTGGAAACAGCGGACACCGAAACGGCGGATAGCTGTGACagtggcgtcggtggtggcggtagtgcGGGCGGAGATGGGAAGGAGACAGGCGTTGAAAGATCGGAAACGTACGATAATGATAACCCTGGCTACGAGAAGCAGCACGCGTTCAAAACGCACACCTTCAAGGGGTTGAATTGGTGCGAATTTTGTGCCAACTTCTTATGGGGTTTCACCTCTCAAGGGGTCAAATGTGACG ATTGCGGATTTATGGCTCACTTCAAGTGCTCGGAACTGGTACCGGCCAAGTGTGTACCGGACCTCAAGCGCTTGCGAGGAATTTTCGGAGTCGATTTGACCACGCTCGTGACGGCTCACAAGTGTCGCATCCCGTTCATCGTGCTGAAGTGCGTCGAGGAGGTGGAAAACCACGGTATGCTGCAGGAAGGCATTTATCGGATTTCCGGGTTTGCCGACGAAATCGAGGCACTCAAAATGGCACTGGACAAGGATGGCGAGAAGGCGGACGTGTCCGCGCAAGTTTacagcaacattaatgtgattGCCGGGGTACTGAAGTTGTACCTCCGGTTGCTGCCTGTTCCTTTAATAACGTTTCAATCATTCCCCCTATTTATGGAATCGATGC AAGAGAAATCCATCGGCGAGCAAGTGATAGCACTGCGAAACGCAGTGAAAGCATTACCACCGGCCCATCTGCACTGTCTCAAGTACATCTTGGAGCACCTGAATCGGATCGCTTCCCATCACGCTATCAACAAGATGAATGAACACAATCTGGCTACCGTGTTCGCTCCGACGCTGATTGCAACGCCGCAGCATATGTCGGATTTGTCGCAGGAGATCAGTATGCTAGCGGCCTTGATTGGCCACtgtcatgcaatatttttgtAA